In the genome of Photobacterium sp. TY1-4, one region contains:
- a CDS encoding 3'-5' exonuclease, with amino-acid sequence MNMLSRWWYQHKFKDTPHQALFQRYQGDELVSLDCETTSLDPHSAELVTIAATRIKANRIMTSQSIHLTLRAPGSLDADSVAVHRIRHQDLQEGMEEREALRQLLDFIGNRPLVGYHIRYDKTILDRYYRRLFDFPLPNKVVEVSHLYHERLERLLPNAYYDLSLEAISRHLDLPVPERHDALQDAITAALIYVRLKHGDIPTLRSA; translated from the coding sequence ATGAATATGCTCAGCCGTTGGTGGTACCAACATAAATTCAAGGATACCCCGCACCAGGCGCTGTTCCAGCGCTACCAAGGGGATGAACTGGTGTCGCTCGACTGCGAAACCACCAGCCTGGATCCGCACAGTGCCGAGCTGGTGACGATTGCCGCGACCCGCATTAAAGCCAACCGGATCATGACCAGTCAGTCGATCCACCTGACCCTGCGCGCGCCGGGCAGCCTGGACGCCGACTCGGTCGCCGTGCATCGGATCCGCCACCAGGATTTGCAGGAAGGCATGGAGGAGCGCGAGGCGCTGCGCCAGTTGCTGGATTTCATCGGCAACCGGCCGCTGGTCGGTTACCACATCCGCTACGACAAGACGATCCTCGATCGCTACTACCGACGCCTGTTCGACTTTCCGCTCCCGAACAAAGTGGTGGAAGTGAGCCATCTCTACCACGAGCGCCTTGAACGACTGCTGCCCAATGCCTATTACGACCTCAGCCTGGAAGCCATCAGCCGCCACCTGGATCTGCCGGTGCCGGAGCGGCACGACGCCCTGCAAGACGCCATTACCGCCGCGCTGATCTATGTCCGGCTCAAGCACGGCGACATCCCCACCCTGCGCTCGGCCTGA
- the acs gene encoding acetate--CoA ligase has product MSEVHVYPVTEDIAAKAHINDEQYREMYQQSVINPTGFWREHGQIVDWIKPFTQVKNTSFDTGHVSVKWFEDGTLNVSANCLDRHLATRGDQPAIIWEGDDPADDATLTYNELHEQVCKFANALKSQGVRKGDVVCLYMPMVAEAAVAMLACTRIGAVHTIVFGGFSPEALAGRIIDSNAKVVVTADEGVRGGRAVPLKQNVDAALANSDVTSIEKVVVFKRTGGEIVWDDTRDVWWHEATAVASAHCEPEEMNAEDPLFILYTSGSTGKPKGVLHTTGGYLVYATMTFKYVFDYQEGDIYWCTADVGWITGHSYLVYGPLANGATTLLFEGVPNYPSTSRMSEVVDKHQVNILYTAPTAIRALMAKGNAAIEGTQRTSLRIMGSVGEPINPEAWEWYHRTIGDSRCPIVDTWWQTETGGILITPLPGATALKPGSATRPFFGVQPALVDNMGNILEGATEGNLVMIDSWPGQMRTLWGDHERFEQTYFSTFQGMYFTGDGARRDEDGYYWITGRVDDVLNISGHRMGTAEIESALVAFDKIAEAAIVGVPHDIKGQAIYAYITLNNGEVPTAELHKEVKDWVRKEIGPIATPDFLHWTDALPKTRSGKIMRRILRKIATGDTATLGDTSTLADPSVVEKLIAEKQKVL; this is encoded by the coding sequence ATGAGTGAGGTTCATGTGTATCCAGTAACCGAGGACATCGCAGCCAAAGCCCATATCAACGACGAGCAGTACCGCGAGATGTACCAGCAGTCGGTGATTAACCCAACCGGCTTCTGGCGCGAGCACGGTCAGATTGTTGACTGGATCAAACCTTTTACCCAGGTCAAGAACACCTCATTTGACACCGGCCACGTCAGTGTTAAATGGTTTGAGGACGGCACCCTGAATGTGTCAGCCAACTGTCTCGACCGTCACCTGGCCACCCGCGGCGATCAACCGGCCATCATCTGGGAAGGCGATGATCCGGCTGATGATGCCACCCTGACCTACAACGAGCTGCACGAACAAGTCTGTAAATTTGCCAACGCGCTGAAAAGCCAGGGCGTACGCAAAGGCGATGTCGTCTGCCTGTACATGCCGATGGTGGCTGAAGCTGCCGTCGCCATGCTGGCCTGTACCCGCATCGGCGCCGTCCACACCATCGTCTTCGGCGGATTCTCGCCGGAAGCCCTGGCCGGACGGATCATCGACTCCAATGCCAAAGTCGTCGTCACTGCCGATGAAGGCGTGCGCGGCGGCCGTGCCGTGCCGCTGAAGCAAAATGTCGACGCCGCGCTGGCCAACAGCGACGTCACCAGTATCGAAAAAGTCGTGGTGTTCAAGCGCACCGGCGGCGAGATTGTCTGGGATGACACCCGCGATGTCTGGTGGCATGAAGCCACAGCCGTGGCCTCAGCCCATTGCGAGCCGGAAGAGATGAACGCCGAAGATCCGCTGTTCATCCTCTACACCTCAGGCTCGACCGGGAAACCGAAAGGGGTCCTGCACACCACCGGCGGCTATCTGGTGTATGCCACCATGACCTTCAAATACGTGTTCGACTACCAGGAAGGCGACATCTACTGGTGTACCGCGGATGTGGGCTGGATCACCGGCCACAGCTATCTGGTCTACGGCCCGCTGGCGAACGGGGCCACCACCCTGCTGTTTGAAGGGGTGCCAAACTATCCGTCCACCAGCCGCATGAGCGAAGTGGTCGACAAACACCAGGTCAATATTCTCTATACCGCCCCGACCGCCATCCGCGCGCTGATGGCCAAAGGCAACGCTGCCATTGAAGGCACCCAACGGACTTCCCTGCGGATCATGGGCTCGGTCGGTGAGCCGATCAACCCGGAAGCCTGGGAATGGTACCACCGCACCATCGGCGACAGCCGCTGCCCGATTGTCGATACCTGGTGGCAAACCGAGACCGGCGGGATCCTGATCACCCCGCTGCCGGGGGCAACCGCCCTGAAACCGGGCTCAGCCACCCGTCCGTTCTTCGGCGTTCAGCCGGCACTGGTCGATAACATGGGCAACATTCTCGAAGGGGCCACCGAAGGCAATCTGGTGATGATTGACTCCTGGCCGGGACAAATGCGTACCCTGTGGGGCGATCACGAGCGCTTCGAGCAAACCTACTTTTCGACGTTCCAGGGCATGTACTTTACCGGAGACGGGGCCCGTCGCGATGAAGACGGCTACTACTGGATCACCGGTCGGGTCGATGACGTGCTGAACATTTCCGGCCACCGGATGGGCACCGCCGAAATCGAATCCGCGCTGGTGGCGTTCGATAAGATTGCCGAAGCCGCCATTGTCGGGGTCCCGCACGACATCAAGGGCCAGGCCATTTATGCCTATATCACCCTGAACAACGGTGAAGTGCCGACTGCCGAGCTGCACAAGGAAGTCAAAGACTGGGTCCGCAAGGAAATCGGCCCAATTGCCACCCCGGACTTCCTGCACTGGACCGACGCGCTACCGAAAACCCGCTCGGGCAAAATCATGCGCCGTATCCTGCGCAAGATCGCCACCGGCGACACGGCGACGCTGGGAGATACATCGACCTTGGCCGATCCGAGTGTGGTCGAGAAGTTGATTGCCGAGAAACAGAAAGTCCTGTGA
- the aroQ gene encoding type II 3-dehydroquinate dehydratase, with the protein MSTNYRILLLNGPNLNLLGTREPGIYGQQTLDEIVANLSAKAHTLGATLEHLQSNAEHELIEAIHQARDRVDFILINPAAYTHTSVAIRDALLGVSIPFIEVHLSNVHAREPFRHHSYLSDQAVGVICGLGTDGYKFALQAAVRRLQAIADLK; encoded by the coding sequence ATGTCGACAAATTACCGAATTTTATTACTCAATGGCCCCAACCTGAATCTGCTCGGGACCCGTGAACCGGGGATCTACGGTCAGCAAACGCTGGACGAGATCGTGGCCAACCTGTCTGCCAAAGCACATACACTGGGCGCGACCCTGGAACACCTTCAATCCAATGCCGAGCACGAGCTGATTGAAGCGATCCATCAGGCCCGAGACCGGGTGGATTTCATCCTGATCAACCCGGCAGCTTACACCCATACCAGCGTCGCCATTCGCGATGCCTTACTGGGGGTCAGCATCCCGTTTATTGAAGTGCACCTGTCCAATGTGCATGCCCGCGAGCCGTTCCGACACCATTCTTACTTGTCGGATCAAGCCGTTGGGGTGATCTGCGGACTGGGCACCGACGGTTATAAATTTGCACTGCAAGCGGCCGTTCGTCGCCTGCAGGCCATCGCCGACCTGAAATAA
- the accB gene encoding acetyl-CoA carboxylase biotin carboxyl carrier protein translates to MDIRKIKKLIELVEESGISELEISEGEESVRISRNSTVVAAPAHAQMYAPAAPVAPAPAVAIEAPEAQATTTPSTPAGHSVLSPMVGTFYRAPSPDAKPFVEVGQSVNVGDTLCIVEAMKMMNQIEADKAGTVVAILAEDGDAIEFDQPLVIIE, encoded by the coding sequence ATGGATATTCGTAAGATTAAAAAACTGATCGAACTGGTTGAAGAGTCTGGTATTTCTGAGCTGGAAATCTCTGAAGGTGAAGAGTCAGTACGCATCAGCCGTAACTCTACCGTTGTTGCTGCACCGGCACACGCCCAAATGTACGCACCTGCAGCACCTGTCGCGCCGGCACCAGCCGTTGCGATTGAAGCGCCTGAAGCGCAAGCGACCACCACGCCGTCAACGCCTGCCGGTCACTCTGTGCTGTCGCCAATGGTCGGGACTTTCTACCGCGCGCCAAGCCCGGATGCGAAACCATTTGTTGAAGTTGGCCAGAGCGTCAATGTCGGCGATACCCTGTGCATCGTTGAAGCGATGAAGATGATGAACCAGATCGAAGCTGACAAAGCCGGTACGGTTGTTGCGATCCTTGCAGAAGATGGCGACGCCATTGAGTTTGATCAGCCGCTCGTTATCATCGAGTAA